In the genome of Daucus carota subsp. sativus chromosome 9, DH1 v3.0, whole genome shotgun sequence, the window TGTTTTTCAAACATTTGGGCCACATATAGTGTAGAATTTGTTAACAGTTATATTCTTGTTTGAATTTCAAGTGTTAGGTTGCCAGTAGGGAATATTAGTACAGCCAAGAAGCATCAACTAAGTGAATGGTATAATCCTCTTTCAAGTCAAAAGTTTCcaatatgtaaaaattttaaaataaaaaagtattgCACAAAACATCAGAAGGATCAATTATTTCAGACACCCTGATTCTCTTGGATCCAATGAACTTAGTTCTGAACTATCGATTAATGAGGATAGTTTAACTGTTCCGGAATCTTGATCAATGATATTGTTCTTTCTTACTTTCAAACTATTGAAATTATGCAGTTTTTTCTTCCACAGTACCTCGACATGACATGAGCGTGAAGGGGGTTCAAGAAtccgttttatttttaatattgcaGCAGAATAACTGAAATACTGAATGTAAGGCACTGAGATGGCAATTTCTCTGGAGATCAATCATTGAGGTCTAAAACAAGCTCTGGGAACATGAATTGACTAGCTCCAACCCTAATAATCTAAAGATTAGATAGATTTTCATTATACAAATTGAGTGGAAGGCTAAGCCTTCAGCTAAGATATGTCGATAAAGATTTGGATTAATAAAGATTTAAAGAAAACGCCATCTTTGGAATATATTTTTCCTGGACTTTTCGGAATAGTAGGTCCTCCTGCTGATTGTTTTCTTTCTCTTCCTTGTTTGTCTTTTATTCTGGACCATTTTTTTTGTATGATTCCTTTTATATCAGGAATTTACATACACATGCTTGTGTTGGGCATTTTGTCATTGATTCGTTTGTGCAGTTCTCTGGACTTAACAGGACAGGAAGCTTCTGCAGTTCTTCACATATTTTATCAAACCCAGAAAAATTCTTACCATTCTCACCTCTTGGATAAACAAATAAACAGCGCTCGAATCCgcaagctctgataccatgtaagTAACCAGCTCATCTGAAATCTCGAGGTGGTAGAGGTAGACTCCAACAAAATCTTACATTATTTAATACAAAGATCATTTTCCTACTTATTTATCCGTTCATAAACTAGACActagaaatcataaaaaaaatcaaattgaccaaataaATACAACGATGATTGATGTAAATATTATGTGTCAGACTAATACGAGTGTAACATAAGAACAGAAATGCCAACAAGGTGTTGATGTGGTAGGTGTTGATGTGGTAGCAGAGCCCTTGTACCCCCTTGCGGGAGGTCGGGAGTTCGACTCCCCAtgtgtgcgtgtgtaatcaactaggaaaaaaaaaaaaacataagaaCAGAAATGCTCAGGAAATAAACTTTCTAAGCTATGAGCTGATAGACAGTCATCTTCTTGAGCAGGGACCCATAATAAACATCAAGTTTCTGACTTTCTAAATGTACTGTAATCAACGATTACCAAGGAAAGTAAATAATTATCTGGATTGATTGCACTTTCTGTTATTTCTCCATTAATCCCATCCATCATTTTCTTTCCTCAGTGGCATCACAGCCGTCAATCCAATCATATCTAGGCATATATTGAACGCTCAAGATGCCACCACACTCTAATCTAGAACATATTTCTGTAGGTTTTAAATATGTGAGCTATATTTAgggctggcaatttcgggtttcggatcgggttcgggtcgggttgacagtcgcgggtcaaaaaatttacccaacccgaacccgacccgaaaatttaATGGGTTAgaatacccaacccgaacccgacccgcactacccgcgggtaacccgaacccgacccgaaaattaatatttattaataaaaatattttttaaataataaataaatattattttaatccaaataaattaatttttattaaattaaataattttatattaaatttaactaataaattttataaaaataataaaaatatatataatatttatattatatattaattttcgggtaatttcgggtcaatttcgggtaacccgaattcaacccgaaaatgacccgattttcctgggttgattttgggtcaacccgaattcgacccgaacccgaaaacccccaacccgaattcgtattttgcgggtcgaattcgtgtcgggttgtcgggtcgggtccaatattgccacccctagcTATATTCGACTTTAAAtcgaaaaatatttatttgttaaataagctgatttaaaattagaaataaatcaGAAACAAGTGAGAAACTTATTTAAAGTACTTTTTGATCAActtattttattgttaagttttTTCTAATAACTgtcaatttcaaaacaaaaataatatatatatatatatatatatatatattatatttcaataacGGATAAATTATTCATTATATGAAATTACttacacaaataatttaaacatatgtataaattattattttaaattaatccaAACGAGTTcctaatcaaaatataatttgcaAATTAGGCCAAAATGGATTGGCTTATTCACATACTTTATCTTTTTGTAAAGTAGTTCTTGAAAACATAAATACGGCAAGTTTGTCCTAAAATCTATTGTTGGATTCTTTGATTCCTCTATCCCTACAAGGAACAAAAAGAATCTGCCAATCCCACCACGCCCTGCTCAAAAGAGAAGCTTAAAAAGAAGTCATGtcgaaaagaaaattaaaaatttaaattaatttaaaaaatgcccGTTTGGTTATCTCTTTCAATATTCATAAAGAAATATTCACTAAAGCATCCCCACTATTATAATCTTTCCCCATCAAAGCTTCTCCAAGTTTTAGAAAGTTGCTCCCATTATACATCATGGTGGGGTTGCATTATTCATTAGGAATCAAACACATTAACACACATATatcattattcttttatgtggaaataatttattccgtaaataatttttttttacggtATACATGTTATGAGTCATAATAGTACGAGATATAAACATCATTGTTAATACcggtaaatatttaatttttacgtACTAATAACATCGAAATAATTATTAATGATTCGTGTTATGAGTCATAATACAACCAGAAGATCGATAAAGTTCCgatttttatgtattaataatGTTAAATAATCAACTCTCCCGAACTCTATTGAGATGTATTTCCGATGAATAGTTTGTGagataaataatttgtaaatttaaacCAATAATTTTATGTAACATGATTTTGTGTGTGTTGAGAGGGAGGGTGGGGGGAAGGAAAACAGGAGGATAAAAACAAACCATCAACTTTTTTCCTCTTTTCTCTGCTTTTGAGACTCAAATTGAAGTGTGTTGCTTTCTCTGTTTTTGCTCCATCAGAGATTCTCCCCACTCCATCTCAAGtcaaagatgaaagaaaaagaaatgcaTAAAATGATACTCCTGGTCAgcgttctaaaaatccccgattaatcttaaaaaaatatgttatccaTTTATTGATTACACtctgatttgattaaaaaaatttgatttatcgaaaaatcttCGACAGATCAACTGATTAGTTCCGATTCCCGATATCTACGATCCGtagataatatttaaaatactaaatgggaaaatttgaaattcaataaAAAGGAAAAACTAGCCACAGCTCATAGCATATATTCCTCTCCCAACATAACCCTACTTATGTTTCCAGATATGGTGGTGAGAACATAAGACATTTCAACAACTCCCATTTATAAAGAGAACTCCAGCTGCCCTCACCAACTCACTCATAATTTTCTGTCCTTTAAACTCACAAGATTTCTCTTACATTCTCAGCACTCACTCTAAAATCAATGCCTCTGCAGAATATGCAGCAAGATCAGGACATGAACTTGGTTTTGTCAAGTGATGCTAAGCCTAGGCTTAAGTGGAATCCTGAGCTTCACCAGAGATTTGTGCATGCTGTCGCGCAATTAGGCGGTGCAGACAGTAAGTGTTTTCGCAATCCAGGTGGTTAAAATTAGAGTCTGTTACATATCTGTGTTGGCTATGGAGCTAGTCAGCAGGTTCCTAGGCAAAAATCCTAAGCAGAATAGGATGTCCAGTAATACGTCTTTTTATTCAGCAAAATTAGTTTGTTGCTTAACattcttgattttaatttgattggCAGAGGCTACACCGAAAGCTTTAATGAGGGTGATGCGAATTCAGGGACTTACTTTGTACCACTTGAAGAGTCATTTGCAGGCATTTATCTTACTCTGTTTAATATGACATTGCTAGATTTTTTAATGATGGGAAAGAAtcgaatttatttaaaatttttgttgctGCAGAAGTATAGATTGGGTAAAAGTCAAGAATCACAGACTTGCGACGACAATGATCAATCAGGTGAGTGGTCTCCATATAATGCACATCGATGACGACTTTAAGACAAGCATAGATGAGGATTCGGATCAGGACTAATCCAAAATCTGTTAATACGCGCAGAATATGAAGAGAGGCAGATGAGTCACCCGAGCAGAGAGTATAGCAATGGAAATCAGAATCAAATTAATGAGTAATGATAGTTAAAAGATTGTTTTTTATTGAATTgggaaagaaaaatataaggaTTATTgttgattaattttattttttttttaattcaggAGCTTGCAGATAGCTCAGGCTCTACAGATGCAAATGGAGGTGCAGAGGAAACTTCACGAGCAAATTGAAGTAAAAACCTCTCTGTGATCACGACATTATCTGTTCAAATTCATTTCACGAAACTAAAAGAATCTTATACAAAAATCTTTTCCAGGTACAGAGGCATTTGCAACTGCGGATTGAGGCACAAGGCAAGTATTTACAGTCCGTGTTAAAGAAGGCGCAAGACACGCTTTCTGGATGCAATCCATCTTCTGCAGAAGTGGAACTTGCTAAAACTGAACTTTCTCAGTTAGTATCAATGGTCGATAACGGATGCCCTAGTTCCTCATTGTCTATGCTAACAGAAACACATGGCTCGTTTGTAAAAGATAATGAAATCAAACCGTTAAGGGGGACTAGATGTTCGCTAGAAAGCTCTCTGACATCGTCAGAAAGCTCTGGAAGAAAGGAAGAAAAGCGTCAGAAACATGAAACTGATGACATTACAAACAACAGCAGTGAAAATTTCGTCGTGCTTTCTCTAATGGAAATGCATTCTCGCGAGAAAATTGGCTCTGTAGAGAAGGGcgatgcaagaaaaagaagtgaAAGCAAAATTTTTGAAGTTGACTGTATTGAGCAACCACTGTGGAAACGATCAAGAGTTGATAAAAGTCCTGAGCAGCTGAGAAAGTTCGATTTTTCGGGTACATTTGATCTGAACAGCCATTGTTCGAATTACTTGGACTCAAGTTCAAAGGAGATTGATTTGAACTCCAAGGAAGTGAACCAATTCAATGATAATCTATAAACCCTAAGACCTTGATTCAATGATGCCAGATGATACCATCTTGATTCTATAATCGAAATGCTTCTAATACAAAATATGTTTTTGTacaaaatatgtatattgttGTGTATGGAGTACCTCggagaatttaaaattaaacgtTTAAAATATCAAGTATAAAAAATTGTTGTGTTTGACTCGATTGTCAAGTGTTGccagtttgaaatttgaattttaaccaGATCAACTAAATTGTATTCTTGAAGTATTGCTAGCTCAATTATTTGTACCATGAACAAAGTCTAATATACATGGCATGTACATGGTCCTATACCAATGATACAGTGACGGAATCAAGACGAGACTGATTAAGGCGTTCTGTCAGGCTCCATTGAATtccaaaatttcaaactctaaagttattttaaaattaacacttgttaatatgaaaatattagtgATATTTGAGACTAGtccaaattattttctaatCCCGATCCTGTAACCAAGAATAGCCACAAGAATAGACATGAGTTTATCATCAGAAATGTCAGAGAATAGATGGAGAATGATTCAGAGAGATCATGTTACTATGCTTTATACTCTTTTCTATATAGAAAAGACAAGTAGGTGTTTCACAAAGCTAGTCTTCAAAGTAGAAAACATTATTGTGGAAGCAAAACGCAAAGGTGGAAAGAATCATAGGCCAAACCATGCGCATTTGAGTATTCATGCGTTTTTAGGAAgctttgttttaaaatatagctTGACCAATTCAACTGCACTTTGATCATGCTCACCTCTATGTAAGACTATTATAATAAGAAGTCGACACGTAATCGCGATTAAGATTGTGTTCACTTAGACGGAATGAATTAGGTTAAGATAAATTGTGTTCACCTATCACCTGAACAGAATGGAATGAATTAGGTTAAGATCGTGTTCACTTGAACGGAATGAATTagatttatattcaatttttggAATCATAAACATAAAACATATTTCATTCAAGgactcaaaaacacaaaatggCCATTTTCTTCACTCATTCACTCTATATACAAGATGGCTGCAGCAAGACCaaagattcaaataaaacaatatccACAAACAAGAAAAAAGATTAACTAATCTAATTTTCCATCACTCTCTGAGcttcatcagaatcattatcattatcatccctttgattAGAGTCCCCACTTCTTGTATTAGTACTATTCATACCAAAACTCACCCAAATTTCTCTTCTTCTCCCACCCTCATCACCAAAAAAACTCTTGTGATTATTTTCATTATCATCCACAGGCATATTGAATCTGCAAACAGGACAAGACCCATTAATTTTAAGCCACTTTTCAACACACTCCCCATGAAAAACATGCTGACAAGGCATTTGTTTAGCTACTGTGTCCATATACCCCTCCATGCATATCACACACTCATCAGTTTCTTGAGGCTCAACAGTTTGCATGGCTTCTATGGATGCTTTTGAAGCTGGTGGTGGGCCCTCTTTGGAGGTTATGAGGTCGTTTAGCAGCGCGTGGATACGCCACGCGCTGCCATCGATCATCACCACGCTCTGGGTTAGAGGGTTGAGCAGGATGATCCGGTCATGTGGGTCGGATCTTTCTGGGGAATCTTGATCTGGGTTGGTGGTGGTTTGGGGGTTTGTTAAGGGGAGAGTGATGGGtgagaatagagatagtggccTGTTTCTTGAATTTATCAGCTGTTCTAGTAGAGATAGCTCAGACATGTTTGTTTGATCAGAGGCCATCTTCAAATTTTGTAGCTAGATGAGCAAATCTCTCTCAGCTAGATGAACaaatttctctctctctctctcagctaGATGAACAAATCTCTCTCTGCtagaatctctctctctctctctaagcTAGATGaacaaatctctctctctaaGCTAGATGAACaaatctctctttctctctctcaccTAGATGAACAAATCTCTCTCTTTCTGCCTCTCTCTGCTAGAATCTCTCTCAGCTAGATgaacaatctctctctctctctctctctctctctctgccacTCCTCTCTGTGTGTGAAAATTGTATGGATTAGGATTGTGAAAAAATTGAGGCAGGGGGTTTTAAGGAGGAAGGTTGTGGAAGGATCTGGAAGGTTAGTGGTAGGAAAACTGTAAGAAAATGGATTAAAAAAGAGGTCATTTTCAGTTAGATGAGATATTTAGTGTGTATATCACTATGGTGGAGTTCTTGTAGACAGTACATTATTGCTGATGGGGTTCATAGTTGTTAGCTATCACATGAGTCATGTTCGGAGTTGGGACCTATTGAGGTGGCAGTTTTGTGACTGTTTGTAGCTTTGTCACCACTCCTTAATTTATGTTAAAATGGATTGAGTTGCTATGCATTGCACtggtaaaaaaataaatccaatAGTGACATATACTGTGGAAATGTACTTCATTTTAATGGAGATTTGGTACTTTGGGGAACTCCAGAATTGCAATATATGTTGTGATCCTCAAGCAAACTTGAATGGTTCCATAGTGATAGAGTAGTTGATGGTCATTTGACTCATCTTATCATTTTCTTCAGGAGTCTTAGTTAGCTTTCTCGCACCTTCACTAATCCGGAAAGTGACCAACACAACATCAGCTTTCTCACATCTCGACTAATTCTGAGAAATGACTAGCTCGACTAGCAAAACATCCTACCGTCATTGCCACCCACTCACACTAACCGACAATCTCAGCAAGCTCGAAACACATTCGTAAATCTAAGTTAACCTTTCATCTCAGTACATTTCAGACGCTTAAAACCTAATGTTGTTCGGAAGCTGCATCTACAATCTAAATAGCCTGTTGtaacaagaaaaatatagatTTTATGATTACTCTTCTCTAATTCTACACCTGTTTAGTCGCGTTTAAGAATCCTCAAAGTATTACTGAAGTCTGGAGATTCTATCGCGAGAACCAGCAAAGAAAACTGATACTGTGTATTAGTGCCTCAATTGTAAACTTTACTATACAAGGCTAGATCTCCCCCTCTTGACATACTATACAAGTATTATGTACTCCTAGTGAACTAAAGCTTTCAGTTTGCACTAAACATATACACAATAATATAGTAACACGTTACCTACTATACAACACCGCACAAGACAAGTTCTGCAATTTTCTTGCACGATTTCTTCCGTTTTGCTCTTCCCGTCAAATTGCTTCCGACAGAAATGGGTTAGTTGCCGCAGCATGTAGCTTGGTTTCCTTCTTGAAGTTTCTGCCATAGGCAAAGCAGCTCTCGGGGTGCTTGATAGTGTGCAATAACGTAACCATCCTTGCAACCCACATTAATGATCCTTTCTTCCTTCACATATGTAACTTGTAGTCCTTGCTTCTTCATATCTGCAATCCAGATGCCCATTGCAACATCTTCTAGCCTGAACATCTGCGGCAGATTATTAAGTTTATTACACTTTTAGATACATACGAGTAAGTTGTGACCTGATAACTTAGTAATACTATATTAAAGGGAAAGGTCGTATAAGGTCGAAAACGAATTCAAATAACAAGCATAATATCATACCTTTAGCCGACCTCTTTTGTGCCTTCTATAAATTGTTGTTGCTATGTCACTTGACACAACATAACCAGGACCATGTGCCCAAGGCGGGTAAGTTTCTGCAGGCCATTCCTTCATAAATAAACAGAGATGAAGTTAGACATAATATATGTAAATGCAAACTTGTGATTAATGAGACGAGGATAAGTAAGGAAAACCGGAAAAAGGTATGCAGTCCAAAGCTTAAATAGTTCTATTTGTTCTTTTTTGCCCTTATACTATCCGTTTCTGGAACATGCAAGTAAATGTCAAAATCCAACAGACAACTAATAATAATTCAGACACCCTAAATCTGTAAATTAAGCAGAAATGTATTAATATTTGCTCATGCGAAAACCACATTCTGTATAAAACACATGATATAGCTGAAAAATCTTTTTCAATACACATTGTAAGAAGTTGGATAGAAGATGGATCTATAATATCTCATTGTacagttattttaaaaattattgactAAAGCAATCACAGTTTGATATAAAGCTCTAATGCGTAAACATGTGATCGGCTTCTTACGATGGTGAGATAAGTAAAGCTCAAAGTCCTACAACCATACTGAAAATGTTTTCATTAAAGTTGaccataaaaaataatttcaaataaaagataTCAAAACTTTTAGAACAGAAGTCAGGCACTACTTCCAAAAAAAtcatttcacttttttatttttctccccCAATTTTATCCACAGTACATTCAGAACCTAAAATAATGATTAGTTGGAGAAACAGAAATACCTCAGGGCTAATATACCACTTGCTATCATGACTCCTATGAGGTCGAGAATCTGAATTTATGAGACCGTAAAGCAGACCACGATTCACATTGAGCTTATATAAAGAATTCATCACTTCATCAACTCGaacaaatgcatcatcatctgTTTTCATGATATACTTAGCTGAAACAACCTGTGTCTGTTAAAGAAACCAAGTCAAGAATTCTGGCCTCAACTCTCTATGAATAAGCTTAGTACAGAATGTACCCCGTAGATGCATATAGCTATTGTCTTCCAAGTAATGAGGCTGTAGTAGTCAACGAAAGGCATAAGTTGTATATCACCATATGTTCGTGCCTCATCCCAGAGCTCCTTGTTCACCATCTGATTCTTATGCTATAAGTAAAATCACAGGATTCAGTTCGATATAATTATGCAGGTATACATAGTAAAAGAAGCTAACATAACAAGTCTAAAGACAATGAGAACAAGATGCAAGTAAGAAAACATATAGGATCACACAAGCTCAGATTCTCCTATTAAACATTTGATTGATAATACTAATACATAATACCTAGCTTCGCAAAGAATTTTCTAAGAAGATAATCAAGGAGACCAGCTACATCTTTTTCCGCACAGTTAAAAAAGAATATGGTTTTGGATTCTGACAGTATGCAAAGCCCAACTTCTAATATATAGTAAAAAGTCCACATGTACTCACCAAGCCGACAAAAAAGCGCACTGCAACTTTTCCTGACCTAACAGCAGCATATTGCATCCATGTTCTACGGACAGCCATCCGCCGCTTGAAGTTGTTAGCAGTAGAGAATACACCAACAAAAAGATCCAACTGTTTATGAGGAGGAAATGGAGATGATTTAAGTGCATCCAAGTCAACAATATGTTCTACTTCCTCTGAAGTGGGTAAACCACTGGCAACTACAGAAGCTAATATGAAGTCTCCCGAAATTTTAACGTCAGTGACAAGCCATGGCTCCAGAGTCTGCAAATGACATACATCAAATTTATTAGCTCTAATTCATAAATTTAAGAGATGTTAAAAGACTTTCGAGATGAACAGAGATTACCTCACGAAAAGCAAAGGATGTTATGTGCTTCCCATCAACAGTCATTTGGATTCCTTCTGATCCCACTCTAAGTGTTGCAACAGatagataattttgtttaaaaggAAAATATTGTCTTCCTGTAGATCTTTCCGGACTGAGGGAAACATTTCTTGACTGATTTGTATGCTTCCCATTAATGGAAACCCGACTAACATCCTTACCCACCGACTCATTACACTGGTCCAGTTCATCaactgaaattaaaattatgtacGGTTATCTAACAAGAAAATTAGCATCAAAGATTCAaagtaatattaaataaatagcAACATATTTAATGTTGAAGAGTGTTCTCTTATAACACTAATCTGTGCCACTGCAGAACTTGCTACTGAAGTGAAACATACACCGATGATATATTGTCTGGACGTATGGTGCAGAACAACAAAAAGGAATGTTGACATCGCCAACCTTTCTTAATTTTTTCAGGAGTTGGAGATGGACAACGCTCCTCTTCACCCCATTCATGAGCAACTGTCCATGTGTTTTGGACAATTACAGGCCCCTCAGTTATTTTATCACCCAGAAGCCTCACATTGTAGTGCACTATTATAGGTGGATGTGGCTCTCCGGGCAGTGTTTCCCCCTTTAAATCTATTCGAAAATCACCAAGAAGATAACCCGGGATGCCAATTATTGTAATAGAAGAGCCTTGGGTCAAGCCACAAGGAATCTGTAGCTCAAAACCAGTACTATCTAATCCTGTGGTATTCATCTTACTGAGGAATTGAGGACATTGTTTTTCCTTTTCTCTTAGCCCTGACCTTTTGTTTCTATTAACTTTTTCCGCTTCCACTGAAGACATAACATTGTTCCATGCAGTGCCAGCTTCCTTGATGGCCTCTGCAGCATTTGGCAGAGCTTGCTCATGGCCGATCAAGTATTTGAGAAGGTTCCATGTGTTCAGAGCTTCTTGTTCTTCTCTGGACATGTTCCGAGGAATAAAGAGATTCAAGACAACGGTCTCTGCCAATATCAACTTAGTGTCATTTCTTGGATGCCGTACACCCGGCAGAGCTCTGGCATCCATCCAATCAAGAGGATTCGTTGTATTGAAGAACAAGGGGTTGGCATGATACTTTTCCATAACAGGGCTTTTCATGACAAAGCACCCCAGAACCAATAGCATCAAAACAGATGCAGAAAAGACACTCCTGTGAAGTTTCTTCATTTCAACTTTACACAAATGCACATCAGAACTTTCACAGTCTGAAACATGTAGACCTTTCCAATGTTCTGCATAGTTTAGTACTTATCTTCAGAGCAACTAATGAAGATAAATCAGATACGAACAAGATAAAAACTACGCAAAGCTTTCCACTTAAATAGCACCTATCAACAAGTGCATTGGGCAAAAAGTTCTCTCCATTCTTCACTATATCTAACGATTAAAATCTTATATTTAGACTTTTGAGACAAGCCACTAGTTGTATTTGGTAAACATGACCTTCGGTAAAACTCCAAAATCATATTGTTCCAAGATAGAACTTAATTCGGACCTTTAAACTGTCATTTATAACGAAAATTGACAATTTATAAAGATCAGGACACAAAATTCAATTTCAGATACAAATCCTTCTTGTAAAGCTCCACAATTCTTTACAATCTATACAATTACTACACATATATAGTACAAATAGAACCAGATGAGTACAATGCTGAAGAAATAACAAGGCTCAAAGTATGCAAACTTTAAACCCTATATTCCAAGTATAAACactctataaaatataaatattactcaGCATCCACAACCTAAATGAAACattctctctctcgctctctccctccctccctctctctgtctCCCTATCTCTCtgcctctctctccctccctctccctctctctgtctccttctctctctctccctctccctctctccctacCTTCCTCtttccctctccctccctctctctctccctacccccctctccccctctctctcactctctcccaCACACAAGTGCAAGTAAAGGAAACTGAAGCGATTACAAACACTGCAATTGAGTAACTAAAAACTGAAACTCTGAAAACATAAACACACATGATTCATGAATCAAAAAAATACATACCATATCAGAAAACGAGCACCTCCGAGTCTGACCATGCACCACAACgataattataaaaaagtgCGGGAGACAGACAGACAGACGGGATAACTATAAACGCGGCAACAGTAAATTTCAAGTGTGTGTCTTCACACACAGTGAAAAAAGCAAAGTAAAAGcgaaaga includes:
- the LOC108200698 gene encoding myb family transcription factor PHL8; its protein translation is MPLQNMQQDQDMNLVLSSDAKPRLKWNPELHQRFVHAVAQLGGADKATPKALMRVMRIQGLTLYHLKSHLQKYRLGKSQESQTCDDNDQSEYEERQMSHPSREYSNGNQNQINESLQIAQALQMQMEVQRKLHEQIEVQRHLQLRIEAQGKYLQSVLKKAQDTLSGCNPSSAEVELAKTELSQLVSMVDNGCPSSSLSMLTETHGSFVKDNEIKPLRGTRCSLESSLTSSESSGRKEEKRQKHETDDITNNSSENFVVLSLMEMHSREKIGSVEKGDARKRSESKIFEVDCIEQPLWKRSRVDKSPEQLRKFDFSGTFDLNSHCSNYLDSSSKEIDLNSKEVNQFNDNL
- the LOC108202709 gene encoding E3 ubiquitin-protein ligase MPSR1-like — translated: MASDQTNMSELSLLEQLINSRNRPLSLFSPITLPLTNPQTTTNPDQDSPERSDPHDRIILLNPLTQSVVMIDGSAWRIHALLNDLITSKEGPPPASKASIEAMQTVEPQETDECVICMEGYMDTVAKQMPCQHVFHGECVEKWLKINGSCPVCRFNMPVDDNENNHKSFFGDEGGRRREIWVSFGMNSTNTRSGDSNQRDDNDNDSDEAQRVMEN
- the LOC108202708 gene encoding beta-1,3-galactosyltransferase GALT1, translating into MKKLHRSVFSASVLMLLVLGCFVMKSPVMEKYHANPLFFNTTNPLDWMDARALPGVRHPRNDTKLILAETVVLNLFIPRNMSREEQEALNTWNLLKYLIGHEQALPNAAEAIKEAGTAWNNVMSSVEAEKVNRNKRSGLREKEKQCPQFLSKMNTTGLDSTGFELQIPCGLTQGSSITIIGIPGYLLGDFRIDLKGETLPGEPHPPIIVHYNVRLLGDKITEGPVIVQNTWTVAHEWGEEERCPSPTPEKIKKVDELDQCNESVGKDVSRVSINGKHTNQSRNVSLSPERSTGRQYFPFKQNYLSVATLRVGSEGIQMTVDGKHITSFAFRETLEPWLVTDVKISGDFILASVVASGLPTSEEVEHIVDLDALKSSPFPPHKQLDLFVGVFSTANNFKRRMAVRRTWMQYAAVRSGKVAVRFFVGLHKNQMVNKELWDEARTYGDIQLMPFVDYYSLITWKTIAICIYGTQVVSAKYIMKTDDDAFVRVDEVMNSLYKLNVNRGLLYGLINSDSRPHRSHDSKWYISPEEWPAETYPPWAHGPGYVVSSDIATTIYRRHKRGRLKMFRLEDVAMGIWIADMKKQGLQVTYVKEERIINVGCKDGYVIAHYQAPRELLCLWQKLQEGNQATCCGN